The DNA segment CCACAAAGTATATATGTGAGAGAACATTGATCTGCCAACAAGAACATATCAGTTGCAGTGAAAGAGAGATGTTTCAAAAAACAAACAGTTTCTTCCACAGAACACTTCACAGTCTAAAGTCCATCATTCTCTGAGCAGGTAAGAAACTCCATTGACCAAAATCCAACTTCTCATGCATATTTTGTAGATGGAGACAATATCTTCGCGAGTTTCCTCAACATATGGGAGTCTGATCTCAAAAAACAGCATCGGAGGCTCACTAAAGCTGAGCAGAAGCACGAACAAGAGAAGAAAACAGATCGAAGCTTGCTCTTAGCGTTCGTCAAGAGACTGCAACAGAATAGAGAAGAAGATTAAAGAGATGTATATGACTGAGACAGGAGATATAGAGAAAGCCCTTGACATTGAAGAGGCACTTTATTACTATTCTCGTCTTAGAAGTTATGTGTATCTCAACATCGTTGGCAAATTCTTCAATGATCTGTACGCCTGATTAAAACATTCCCGGAGacattagtctttttttttctttcagattCTTGATTTGTTCTTGGTTTATTACAAgtcatttttcttttgtaagtTTGAATCATGCTTGTGCGTACCAACACTATTTGACAGTGAATTATTTGCCAGTTCCAAGAACTTTTGGAGCTCTCTTCTGACGGTCACTAGAACTTATAATAGAAGGCAGGCTCATTAATATCACAAAAGTAAATATTATTACATAGGTATTTAATCATCTGCAACAAATCCATTACAAGAATCTGAGCCAATTCAAAATGCAGCAGCAAGATCAGAATGCATATATAAGAAACTCTGTAATCATACTCTTCCATGTAGGGTTCTCAGCAAgctgtaaataaataaacttcTGATCTCCATTCGAAGCCAGCAGAGGGCGCACCAATGCAAAACCTGAGATGAGGTCGATAAAAGGAGGACCAGTATTTACTCGAAGAGGGGTCAGTACCCAGTAGTAGTAGATGCCAATACATTGTGCTCCCTAAGGCGCTTCTGGAAATGAGCAAGACGGTTCTGCAGTTGGAGTATACCTGCAGCCTTCTGAGAGAGAATTGTGTTCAGTCTCGAAATGTAACCATCTAGCTGGTTTCCTGGCTGGTCTGCTTCCACCAGCAGATTCATCTCCTGCACATGTGATCCCAAAAAGGGATTAAAAGATAGAATCGAAACCAGAGGCTTGGCAAAATCTGAGAAGAATCATACCTCTTTCACTATGTTCATGGTATCCTCAACTTGTTTACGGTGTGCATTCACAAggtcttcttcttcctgttaAAATGGTTCTTGCGTCAAGgctaataaaaaaaacagtggATTTTTTTATTGAAGGTTACCTGCAGAAGTGCATTTAGATTGTCATCAGAGTTTGACTTCTTCATATCAGGCCTTGGCATGTCTCTTGACTTCATTGGAATATTAGGTTTTGGGATTCTCTCCTGTGCATAGGAAACCTCTGGCTTCACGTTTTTCTTCCACATTTGCTTCTCTTGCTCGTAATCCGATGCATCAAAGTCGTCGTTCTCTTCATTCCACATCTCATTCACGTCATCCTCATAGTTGGATGGAGGAGTAGGAAGTGCGGTAGATAAAGGAACTTTCGTGGACTCCCTTAGGTTTAACGTTGAAGAAGACACATCTTTCTTAGAACCGTTTCCCTTCGAGAGACTCTTAACCCTACAGTTCCTCACAGTTAATGGGATGCACGCACATATGAcaacaaaaaagaaacaaagatataaataaaaaccaaaCCTGTCAGCGTATCTTAAGGTGTTAAGAGTGTGCTCACAGGATCCAGAGCTTGGAGATATGCAAGATATCATCACAGTACGAGAGTTCCCCATGAAAGAGTCCCTGAGAACTTCAGTCAACTTACTCCCTCTAAAAGGAATATGACCTTGATCATTATCCAAAGCTCTAATACACTCTTTTAACGCCAGCAAGCTCTTGTTGATCTCTGCTCCTTCCAATCTCGTCTGCTTGTCATTGTCCGTTGTGTCTGCACCTCGTTCACTTCCAGCAAGATCGATGAAAGAGAGCTTGCCAACGAGGCGAGGGGGCTTCGACTGATTCCCTTCAGCTGATTTTTTAATAGCGAGTTGAAGGATAGCGTGCGAGCGAGAGGATTCTTCATTTGCACCGGTGGTTCCAGTACTTCTCGTTGCGCTTCCTCTCTCGATAAGCTCCACGATGGCATCAGTGTCGGAGACTCTGTACTCTTGCAAACCGACGATGCACACTTGCTGCTTACCGTCCTCTCTCATGCACAGCTTCCTACAAAAGGTAAAGATCGTTTGTCTTTCAGCATAGAAAGTCAAGATAAGATAACAGAGTGCTTTTCAACTTACTTCCTCTCGCTGAGGAGATCATAAAGCTTTCCTCCGTAGATTTCGAAGAAGCTGACGAACAGCTGAAACCCTTGGTTTCTGTACGTGTGGTGCATCAACCTTAGGATATCCCTTGAAGCCTTAAGAGGCAAAGGCTTCATTGTGTATGTTTTGCCACTACCTGAGAGGGCAAACGTAAAAGGTAGATGATTCACATTCAGAATTATACAAATTCTAGAAAATGGGTTTAGTTTCATAGATACTGCTTACCTGTCTGCCCATATGCAAAGCAAGTGGCTTTGATGCGTTGGAAAATTAATGGCACAACAGGCTCCACTGTCTCACGATAAACCTAACAGAAAGAGCATAATAAGGTTTCCTCCTGAGCAACATTGAGCCTGTGTACTTCTAAACAGCATTTTACCTCATCATTTGAGACTTCCTCATCTAGCACAGCATCAAACACAAACTCATGCTTTTCGACATAAGCTGTCAAGTCAACCTACAATGATAAAGTTATAGATCAGTCTTAGTGTCTTGCTACAGAGAGGGCTTTGTAC comes from the Brassica rapa cultivar Chiifu-401-42 chromosome A01, CAAS_Brap_v3.01, whole genome shotgun sequence genome and includes:
- the LOC103840282 gene encoding kinesin-like protein KIN-13B isoform X1; protein product: MNGRQRSGAAAAVHHQRQLSDNLLDMSSSNGRWLQSTGLPHFQPSSNDYGYYGGGQGARGYQNAQRNDFFGEPTTPQYGSRPSSQRRNNDESEFSPGLLDLHSFDTELLPEQIPVSSQLDGPSMFNPSQSQSFDDFEAYNKQPNRSRALADNLAAEKEKMNAVAKIKVVVRKRPLNKKESVKNEEDIIDTHSNCLTVHETKVKVDLTAYVEKHEFVFDAVLDEEVSNDEVYRETVEPVVPLIFQRIKATCFAYGQTGSGKTYTMKPLPLKASRDILRLMHHTYRNQGFQLFVSFFEIYGGKLYDLLSERKKLCMREDGKQQVCIVGLQEYRVSDTDAIVELIERGSATRSTGTTGANEESSRSHAILQLAIKKSAEGNQSKPPRLVGKLSFIDLAGSERGADTTDNDKQTRLEGAEINKSLLALKECIRALDNDQGHIPFRGSKLTEVLRDSFMGNSRTVMISCISPSSGSCEHTLNTLRYADRVKSLSKGNGSKKDVSSSTLNLRESTKVPLSTALPTPPSNYEDDVNEMWNEENDDFDASDYEQEKQMWKKNVKPEVSYAQERIPKPNIPMKSRDMPRPDMKKSNSDDNLNALLQEEEDLVNAHRKQVEDTMNIVKEEMNLLVEADQPGNQLDGYISRLNTILSQKAAGILQLQNRLAHFQKRLREHNVLASTTTGY
- the LOC103840272 gene encoding LOW QUALITY PROTEIN: uncharacterized protein LOC103840272 (The sequence of the model RefSeq protein was modified relative to this genomic sequence to represent the inferred CDS: inserted 2 bases in 1 codon; deleted 1 base in 1 codon; substituted 3 bases at 3 genomic stop codons); the encoded protein is MFQKTNSFFHRTLHSLKSIILXAGKKLHXPKSNFSCIFCXDGDNIFASFLNIWESDLKNSIGGSLKLSRSTNKRRKQIEACSXRSSRDCNRIEKKIKEMYMTETGDIEKALDIEEALYYYSRLRSYVYLNIVGKFFNDLYA
- the LOC103840282 gene encoding kinesin-like protein KIN-13B isoform X2, producing MNGRQRSGAAAAVHHQRQLSDNLLDMSSSNGRWLQSTGLPHFQPSSNDYGYYGGGQGARGYQNAQRNDFFGEPTTPQYGSRPSSQRRNNDESEFSPGLLDLHSFDTELLPEIPVSSQLDGPSMFNPSQSQSFDDFEAYNKQPNRSRALADNLAAEKEKMNAVAKIKVVVRKRPLNKKESVKNEEDIIDTHSNCLTVHETKVKVDLTAYVEKHEFVFDAVLDEEVSNDEVYRETVEPVVPLIFQRIKATCFAYGQTGSGKTYTMKPLPLKASRDILRLMHHTYRNQGFQLFVSFFEIYGGKLYDLLSERKKLCMREDGKQQVCIVGLQEYRVSDTDAIVELIERGSATRSTGTTGANEESSRSHAILQLAIKKSAEGNQSKPPRLVGKLSFIDLAGSERGADTTDNDKQTRLEGAEINKSLLALKECIRALDNDQGHIPFRGSKLTEVLRDSFMGNSRTVMISCISPSSGSCEHTLNTLRYADRVKSLSKGNGSKKDVSSSTLNLRESTKVPLSTALPTPPSNYEDDVNEMWNEENDDFDASDYEQEKQMWKKNVKPEVSYAQERIPKPNIPMKSRDMPRPDMKKSNSDDNLNALLQEEEDLVNAHRKQVEDTMNIVKEEMNLLVEADQPGNQLDGYISRLNTILSQKAAGILQLQNRLAHFQKRLREHNVLASTTTGY